AACATCAGCGACAGCGACGGGACCGCGCGCCTCTGGACCGAGCCCGACCCGTACCAGGACTGGGTGGTCGAGATCTGGACGGCCATCGCCGAGCGCTACGCCGACGAGACGCTCATCATGGGGTACGACCTCATCAACGAGCCCGTCCTCCCCGACGGCATCCCCGGGAGCGACCTCCGCGACCTCTACGCCCGCCTCGCGGAGGCCATCCGCGAAGTCGACCCGAACCACCTGCTGTTTATCGAGGGCAACTTCTATGCGACCGACTTCAGCGCCCTCGAGGAGCCCGTCGACGACAACATGGTCTACGCGTTCCACAAGTACTGGAGCTCGGTCGGGCAGCCGTCGATCCAGTACCTCCTCGACCTCCGTGCGGAGACCGGCGTGCCGCTGTGGCTGGGCGAGACGGGCGAGAACTCGAACCCGTGGTTCTACGCCGTCCGCCGGCTCGCCGAGGCGAACGGGATCGGGTGGAACTGGTGGACCCACAAGAAGATCGAGACTCTGAGCGCGCCCGCCTCGGCGCCGTTCGCGCCCGGCTATGAGGCGCTCGTCCGCTACTGGCAGGGGAACGGCGGCCGCCCGAGCGCCGAGGCCGCGCGGGCCGCTCTGCTCGCCATGGCGAACGGGCTCGACCTGGACCGGACGACCCGCAACGAAGGCGTGATCGCGGCCCTCTTCGACGACTCGTTCGGCACGACGCCGCGGCCCTTCCGCACGCACCGGATTCCGGGCACCATCCACGCGGTCGACTACGACCTCGGCGATCAGGGCGTGGCCTACAGCGACGCCGACCCGTGGGCGATCTCCGGGACGCCCGGCGGCGGCAACACGGGAGGCGCGTACCGGAACGACGGCGTCGACATCGAGCGGTCGACGGACCCGCAGGGCGCGGCGTACAACGTCGGCTGGGTCGAGACGCTTGAGTGGCTTCGCTACACGGCGACGGTCGAGGAGGCGGGGAGGTACGACGTCGAGATCCGCGTCGCGAGCGGCGGGACCGGCGGGCGGCTGGCGCTCGACGTCGACGGGGCGTCGCTCGGGACGGTGACGGTGCCGGGCACCGGCGGGTGGCAGTCGTGGCGGTCGGTCACGCTTCCCGGGGTCGCGATCCCGGCCGGCGAGCATGCGATCCGGGTGACGGTCCGCTCCGGCGAGTTCAACATCAACCAGATGCGGTTCATCCGCGTCGGTGACACGGCGGTCGAGGGCGAGCCCGCCGTGCTCGGCGTTCGGATCGCGCCCAACCCGGCGGTGCGCTCGGCCACGTTGTCGCTGACCCTGCCCGCCTCGGGTGACGTGTCGGTGGTGGTGTTCGACGCGCTCGGCCGGCTCGCCGCAGTGACCGAGGCGGGCCGTCTCGGGGCGGGGGAGCGGGAGATCGACCTTCCGCTCCGGGGGCTCGCGCCGGGCATCTACCTCGTGCGGGTCACGGTAGGGGACGCGGCGGTGACGCAGCAACTCGTTGTCCACCGGTGAGCGCGGCGACCGTAGGGTCCGGCCGGCGGTAGTTCCGTTCACCTCATGTGGAGGGGCCGGAGGCTCGGCTCAGGGCAGTAGCCGACGTCGGCACGCGGGCGGACTGGGGTGCCATCTTGGGCGCAGGCGCCGTCGAGTCTCGTGTGAAGCCTACACACTGTGACTTCACGGGACACGATCTCGCGGCCTGGCTAGGTTTCAAACCTCAGCAAACCTACGGATGCCGACCTCTGCCACCCTCCTCAGCGTCAGCGCCGCCGCCGAGCGGCTTGGCGTCCACGTCGGGACGATCCGGCGGTGGACGGACGAGGGCGTGCTCTCGGAGGTCCGGACGCCGGGGGGCCACCGTCGCATCCCGGCCGAGGCCGTCGAGCGGCTCCGAAGGGAGCGCGCGGGTGAGGCCCGCCCGGGCCCCGTCTCCGCCGGCCTCGGGCCCGACGGCGACCCGGCCGACGAGGCGTGGGCCGACCACGCCGTCGTCCACACGCGCTACGAGGTCCGCGCCAACGGCGACGCCGTCTGGAACCGGGCATTCGACGGGGCCGAGCGGGGGCACCGCCGCGAGACCGGTCGCCAGATGGTCGGTCTGCTGCTCCGCCACGTGGCGGGGCAGGGCGACGCCGAGGCCCGCAGCGCCGAGGTCCGCCGCCTGGCGTGGGGCTACGCGCTCGACATGAAGGACCGCGGCCTTCCGCTCTCCGAAGCGCTCCGCGCGACGCTCTTCTTCCGCGACGTCCTGACTGAGTCGACGGCCTACCACCCGCGCTTCGAGCAGAAGCCGCCGACGGACCAGATCGCCTTGATGCGGCGCGTGAACGAGTTCATGAACGAGGTCCAGATGACGATCGCGCGGGCCTACGAGACCGACGACCCCGCTGCCCTCCCACCCGCCGACGCATGACCGACGCTCCGACCCTGGCCGGCCTCTGGCTCGACGGCGACGCCTGCGCCGTCGACGTCCGCGAGTCGTGGGCCCTTTCGGCGGACGAGATGGCGGGCCTGTACGCCGCGGCGCGGGCCGACGACCTCGGGCTGTGCGTGGTGTCGACGTGCTTCCGGCTCGAGGTGGTCCTCTCCGGCCGGCGGCCGTCGGCGGAGCTGCAGGCGTGGGGCCGCCGCCGGCTGGCGGCGCTGCGGCCAGACCTCGACCTCGGCCGGTTCCGGGTGACGGAGGGCCCGGGGGCCGCGCGGCACCTG
This sequence is a window from Rubrivirga marina. Protein-coding genes within it:
- a CDS encoding cellulase family glycosylhydrolase; this translates as MLRSLALVLLFAAPVLAQGDGFFRASDGQILDGSGEPVVIRGVGLGGWLVPEGYMLHISAPDGGSPRSIRAQIVDLIGEDGADEFFEVYRANYVEQKDIDQIAAWGYDHVRLPFHYLDFWDPETETIREEGFQIVDDLLAWCRPHGLEVVLDMHAAPGAQNAGNISDSDGTARLWTEPDPYQDWVVEIWTAIAERYADETLIMGYDLINEPVLPDGIPGSDLRDLYARLAEAIREVDPNHLLFIEGNFYATDFSALEEPVDDNMVYAFHKYWSSVGQPSIQYLLDLRAETGVPLWLGETGENSNPWFYAVRRLAEANGIGWNWWTHKKIETLSAPASAPFAPGYEALVRYWQGNGGRPSAEAARAALLAMANGLDLDRTTRNEGVIAALFDDSFGTTPRPFRTHRIPGTIHAVDYDLGDQGVAYSDADPWAISGTPGGGNTGGAYRNDGVDIERSTDPQGAAYNVGWVETLEWLRYTATVEEAGRYDVEIRVASGGTGGRLALDVDGASLGTVTVPGTGGWQSWRSVTLPGVAIPAGEHAIRVTVRSGEFNINQMRFIRVGDTAVEGEPAVLGVRIAPNPAVRSATLSLTLPASGDVSVVVFDALGRLAAVTEAGRLGAGEREIDLPLRGLAPGIYLVRVTVGDAAVTQQLVVHR
- a CDS encoding MerR family transcriptional regulator; protein product: MPTSATLLSVSAAAERLGVHVGTIRRWTDEGVLSEVRTPGGHRRIPAEAVERLRRERAGEARPGPVSAGLGPDGDPADEAWADHAVVHTRYEVRANGDAVWNRAFDGAERGHRRETGRQMVGLLLRHVAGQGDAEARSAEVRRLAWGYALDMKDRGLPLSEALRATLFFRDVLTESTAYHPRFEQKPPTDQIALMRRVNEFMNEVQMTIARAYETDDPAALPPADA